From Glycine soja cultivar W05 chromosome 4, ASM419377v2, whole genome shotgun sequence, the proteins below share one genomic window:
- the LOC114410797 gene encoding uncharacterized protein LOC114410797 — translation MNLRGRQVEIADPLCPFWNNLDEDAAHLFFNYSKYADDTVFVGEATWDNVLVLKVMLRGYEMVSGLKINYAKSQFGVIGGVVTWTNEAAQTLNCRQLETPFTYLGIPIGAKPSSSVVWEPLIKKMIINSKYGGRSDFQSARVQGGHSYWRRDLRKLYHQSDQSIFQQCMSWKVGCGDKVSFWKDKWLGEGPTLQQKYNQLFLINRQQPDLISMIGNFSQDNWRWDLKWRRNLFDHESDLAVNFMEEISSIHIQRHVKDIMTWKADPSGVYSTESAYKLMITPSTPTSELRSSTLLWKLKIPPKAAVFTWRLAPY, via the exons ATGAATTTAAGAGGAAGACAAGTGGAGATAGCTGATCCATTGTGCCCGTTCTGGAACAATTTGGATGAAGATGCAGCGCACCTTTTCTTCAACTACAGCAAG TATGCAGATGATACTGTTTTTGTGGGTGAGGCTACATGGGACAATGTCTTGGTGTTGAAGGTCATGCTAAGAGGTTATGAAATGGTCTCGGGCTTGAAGATTAACTATGCTAAGAGTCAGTTTGGTGTTATAGGGGGTGTTGTTACTTGGACCAATGAAGCAGCTCAAACCCTGAATTGTAGACAATTGGAAACCCCATTCACCTACTTGGGTATTCCAATTGGGGCTAAACCTTCCAGCAGTGTTGTGTGGGagcctttaataaaaaaaat GATTATCAATTCCAAGTATGGAGGCAGGTCTGATTTTCAGTCAGCTCGTGTTCAAGGGGGGCATTCATACTGGAGGAGGGACCTAAGAAAGCTTTATCACCAGTCTGATCAAAGCATTTTTCAACAATGCATGAGCTGGAAGGTTGGGTGTGGGGATAAAGTCAGCTTTTGGAAAGATAAGTGGTTAGGGGAAGGTCCTACTCTTCAACAGAAATACAATCAGCTGTTTCTCATTAATAGACAGCAACCCGACCTTATTTCAATGATAGGAAATTTCTCTCAAGATAACTGGAGATGGGACTTGAAATGGAGGAGGAATCTGTTTGATCATGAAAGTGATCTAGCTGTCAATTTTATGGAAGAAATCAGCTCTATACATATTCAGAGGCATGTTAAGGACATCATGACTTGGAAAGCTGATCCTAGTGGTGTTTATTCCACAGAGTCAGCCTACAAATTAATGATAACCCCCTCTACTCCAACCTCTGAACTGAGATCCTCAACATTACTATGGAAATTGAAAATTCCCCCAAAAGCTGCAGTTTTCACTTGGAGGCTTGCTCCTTACTAG